One Streptomyces sp. RPA4-2 genomic window carries:
- a CDS encoding MBL fold metallo-hydrolase translates to MKLTKKSHACIRLEKDGRALVIDPGVFSEEDAAVGADAILITHEHPDHFDEERLRVVLEAGPATEVWTLKSVADRLTAAFPGRVHTVGHGDTFTAAGFDVQVHGELHAEIHPDIPRITNVGYLVDGGRVFHPGDALTVPDRPVETLMLPVMAPWNKIAEVIEYVREVKPQRAYDIHDALLTDLARPIYDHQIGALGGAEHLRLAPGTSAEV, encoded by the coding sequence ATGAAGCTCACGAAGAAGTCGCACGCATGCATCCGCCTGGAGAAGGACGGGCGCGCGCTCGTCATCGACCCGGGCGTCTTCAGCGAGGAGGACGCGGCCGTCGGCGCGGACGCGATCCTGATCACGCACGAGCACCCCGACCACTTCGACGAGGAGCGGCTGAGGGTCGTCCTGGAGGCCGGGCCCGCGACCGAGGTCTGGACCCTGAAGTCGGTCGCGGACCGGCTCACCGCGGCCTTCCCCGGCCGGGTGCACACCGTCGGCCACGGTGACACGTTCACCGCCGCGGGCTTCGACGTCCAGGTGCACGGCGAGCTGCACGCCGAGATCCACCCGGACATCCCGCGCATCACGAACGTCGGCTATCTCGTCGACGGCGGACGTGTCTTCCACCCGGGCGACGCCCTCACCGTCCCGGACCGGCCGGTGGAGACGCTGATGCTCCCGGTGATGGCCCCGTGGAACAAGATCGCCGAGGTCATCGAGTACGTCCGCGAGGTCAAGCCCCAGCGCGCGTACGACATCCACGACGCGCTTCTCACGGACCTCGCCCGCCCGATCTACGACCACCAGATCGGCGCCCTGGGCGGCGCCGAGCACCTGCGGCTCGCGCCGGGGACGTCGGCGGAGGTCTGA
- a CDS encoding exodeoxyribonuclease III codes for MRIATWNVNSITARLPRLLAWLESSGTDVLCLQEAKVAAEQFPVDELRELGYEAAVHATGRWNGVAVLSRVGLEDVVRGLPGGPGYEGVEEPRAVSATCGPVRVWSVYVPNGREVGHPHYAYKLEWFEALKAAVAGDAAGSRPFAVLGDYNVAPTDDDVWDISLFDGATHVTPAERAALTSLRETGLSDVVPRPLKYDHPFTYWDYRQLGFPKNRGMRIDLVYGNEAFSKAVGDAYVDREERKGKGASDHAPVVVDLDM; via the coding sequence ATGCGCATCGCGACCTGGAACGTGAACTCGATCACCGCCCGCCTCCCGAGGCTGCTGGCCTGGCTGGAGAGCAGCGGCACGGACGTGCTCTGCCTCCAGGAGGCCAAGGTCGCTGCCGAGCAGTTCCCCGTCGACGAGCTGCGCGAGCTGGGGTACGAGGCGGCCGTGCACGCGACCGGCCGGTGGAACGGAGTGGCGGTGCTCTCGCGCGTAGGCCTGGAGGACGTCGTCAGGGGACTGCCCGGCGGCCCCGGCTACGAGGGCGTCGAGGAACCCCGGGCCGTCTCCGCGACGTGCGGCCCGGTCCGCGTCTGGTCGGTGTACGTGCCCAACGGCCGCGAGGTCGGCCACCCCCACTACGCGTACAAGCTCGAGTGGTTCGAGGCACTCAAGGCGGCGGTCGCGGGCGACGCGGCGGGCAGCAGGCCGTTCGCCGTCCTCGGGGACTACAACGTGGCGCCGACGGACGACGACGTCTGGGACATCTCCCTGTTCGACGGTGCCACGCACGTCACCCCCGCCGAGCGCGCCGCCCTGACCTCGCTGCGCGAGACGGGCCTGTCGGACGTGGTCCCGCGCCCCCTCAAGTACGACCACCCGTTCACCTACTGGGACTACCGCCAGCTCGGCTTCCCCAAGAACCGGGGCATGCGCATCGACCTGGTGTACGGCAACGAGGCGTTCTCCAAGGCGGTCGGTGACGCGTATGTCGACCGTGAGGAGCGCAAGGGCAAGGGGGCCTCGGACCACGCGCCGGTCGTGGTGGACCTCGACATGTGA
- a CDS encoding DUF6278 family protein: MNIPFLGTWRKKHGLAFGVAVFTEGDHDPAGIAELLAECELLRSQAHQAGVELDDSATSLEALDQLLPRWRDDEESLPWLGNDAGLYLGSVIVRTVSGAAWEIWPNGQPVVRLTSGREIDVVASGHTWAASGAPELSQLYAEVSEG; this comes from the coding sequence ATGAACATCCCTTTTTTGGGCACCTGGCGCAAGAAGCACGGTCTCGCCTTCGGGGTGGCCGTGTTCACCGAAGGCGACCACGATCCCGCGGGCATCGCCGAACTCCTCGCGGAGTGCGAGCTGCTGCGCTCGCAGGCGCACCAGGCGGGTGTCGAACTCGACGACTCCGCGACCTCCTTGGAGGCGCTGGACCAGTTGCTGCCGCGCTGGCGCGACGACGAGGAGAGCCTGCCCTGGCTCGGCAACGACGCGGGCCTCTACCTCGGTTCGGTCATCGTGCGCACGGTCTCCGGCGCCGCCTGGGAGATCTGGCCCAACGGCCAGCCGGTCGTACGGCTGACGTCCGGCCGCGAGATCGACGTCGTCGCCTCGGGCCACACCTGGGCCGCCAGCGGCGCTCCCGAGCTGTCCCAGCTGTACGCGGAGGTGTCGGAGGGGTGA
- a CDS encoding amino acid ABC transporter ATP-binding protein, which produces MAVDPLIELQGVNKYFGELHVLQDVDLTVAKGEVVVVIGPSGSGKSTLCRTINRLETVQSGTIKLDGRPLPDEGRALAGLRAEVGMVFQSFNLFAHKTVLQNVSLAQIKVRGRKREDADRRSRELLDRVGLAAQAPKYPAQLSGGQQQRVAIARALAMDPKALLFDEPTSALDPEMINEVLEVMRQLARDGMTMVVVTHEMGFARSAANRVVFMSDGRIVEDRAPEEFFTNPRSDRAKDFLSKILKH; this is translated from the coding sequence ATGGCTGTCGATCCTCTGATCGAACTGCAGGGCGTGAACAAGTACTTCGGCGAGCTGCATGTCCTGCAGGACGTCGACCTCACCGTCGCCAAGGGGGAGGTGGTCGTCGTCATCGGCCCGTCGGGGTCGGGCAAGTCGACGCTGTGCCGAACGATCAACCGGCTGGAGACCGTCCAGTCGGGAACCATCAAGTTGGACGGCCGGCCGCTGCCGGACGAGGGCAGGGCGCTCGCCGGGCTCCGTGCCGAGGTCGGGATGGTCTTCCAGTCCTTCAACCTCTTCGCGCACAAGACGGTCCTGCAGAACGTCTCGCTCGCCCAGATCAAGGTCCGCGGCCGGAAGAGGGAGGACGCGGACCGGCGCTCCCGTGAACTCCTGGACCGGGTGGGCCTCGCCGCACAGGCACCCAAGTACCCGGCACAGCTCTCCGGCGGCCAGCAGCAGCGCGTCGCCATCGCCCGCGCCCTCGCCATGGACCCCAAGGCACTGCTGTTCGACGAACCGACCTCGGCGCTCGACCCCGAGATGATCAACGAGGTCCTGGAAGTCATGCGGCAACTCGCGCGCGACGGCATGACCATGGTCGTCGTCACCCACGAGATGGGCTTCGCGCGCTCCGCCGCCAACCGTGTCGTCTTCATGTCCGACGGCCGCATCGTCGAGGACCGCGCCCCCGAGGAGTTCTTCACCAACCCGCGCAGCGACCGCGCCAAGGACTTCCTCTCCAAGATCCTCAAGCACTGA
- a CDS encoding glutamate ABC transporter substrate-binding protein produces MIRTTRVRLALVAITALLATVTGCGKEGSPPTKGPAAEKLPTYEVAKGFELPDSPTWQRARKRGHLNVGVKEDQPYLGERDPATGAYAGFDIEIARMMAASLGFDPKTVNFRTVASANRETALQNGQIDYYVGTYTINDLRKKLVGFAGPYYMAGQSLLVRKDENDIHGPQDLAGKRVCSAAGSTPYQRIKTDYPKATLVAYDTYSVCVDNLLTYQVDAVTTDDAILIGYAAKAPDELKVVGRPFSKEPYGIGVPRGDNALRYALDDALEAREKNGDWKRAYEATLGLSGVPAPTPPAIDRYPAS; encoded by the coding sequence ATGATCCGTACCACACGTGTGCGCCTCGCCCTGGTGGCGATCACCGCGCTGCTCGCCACCGTCACCGGCTGCGGCAAGGAGGGCAGCCCGCCCACCAAGGGACCGGCCGCGGAGAAGCTGCCCACCTACGAGGTCGCGAAGGGCTTCGAACTCCCCGACTCTCCCACCTGGCAACGGGCCCGGAAGCGTGGCCACTTGAACGTCGGCGTCAAGGAGGACCAGCCGTACCTGGGCGAGAGGGACCCGGCGACGGGCGCCTACGCCGGCTTCGACATCGAGATCGCGAGGATGATGGCGGCCTCGCTCGGCTTCGACCCGAAGACCGTCAACTTCAGGACGGTCGCCTCGGCCAACCGCGAAACCGCCCTGCAGAACGGCCAGATCGACTACTACGTCGGCACCTACACCATCAACGACCTGCGCAAGAAGCTCGTCGGCTTCGCGGGCCCGTACTACATGGCCGGTCAGTCCCTGCTGGTCCGCAAGGACGAGAACGACATCCACGGACCTCAGGACCTGGCCGGCAAACGCGTCTGCTCGGCGGCCGGTTCGACGCCGTACCAGCGCATCAAGACGGACTACCCGAAGGCCACACTCGTCGCCTACGACACCTACTCGGTCTGCGTCGACAACCTGCTCACCTACCAGGTCGACGCCGTCACCACCGACGACGCGATCCTGATCGGCTACGCGGCGAAGGCCCCCGACGAACTCAAGGTCGTCGGCAGGCCGTTCTCCAAGGAGCCCTACGGCATCGGCGTCCCGCGCGGTGACAACGCGCTGCGCTACGCACTCGACGACGCGCTGGAGGCCCGGGAGAAGAACGGCGACTGGAAGAGGGCGTACGAGGCGACGCTCGGGCTCTCCGGAGTGCCCGCGCCCACCCCGCCCGCCATCGACCGCTACCCGGCGAGCTGA
- a CDS encoding amino acid ABC transporter permease, whose product MNVLTDNFSTFAEGFLGTVELTVYASVLALLLGFLMASFRVAPVASLRAMGTAWVAVLRNTPLTLLFFAVLLGLPRFGLVLPFQVFAVLALGCYTSAFICEALRAGINTVPREQGEAARSLGMTFRQTLSLVVLPQAFRSVIPPIGSTLIALAKNSAIAGAFSVTELLGTYKTLSELGYNIVWTFVWIAVGYLIITLAISAVFNVLEKRWGVAR is encoded by the coding sequence GTGAACGTACTGACAGACAACTTCTCCACCTTCGCCGAGGGATTCCTCGGCACGGTCGAACTCACCGTCTACGCATCCGTGCTGGCGCTCCTGCTGGGCTTCCTGATGGCCTCGTTCAGGGTCGCGCCGGTCGCCTCCCTGCGGGCCATGGGCACGGCCTGGGTCGCGGTGCTGCGCAACACCCCGCTCACCCTGCTGTTCTTCGCGGTCCTGCTCGGACTGCCACGCTTCGGACTCGTCCTGCCCTTCCAGGTGTTCGCGGTCCTGGCACTCGGCTGCTACACCTCGGCGTTCATCTGCGAGGCGCTGCGCGCCGGCATCAACACCGTGCCCAGGGAACAGGGTGAGGCGGCCCGCAGTCTCGGCATGACGTTCCGGCAGACGCTCTCGCTGGTCGTCCTGCCACAGGCGTTCCGGTCCGTGATCCCGCCGATCGGCTCCACCCTCATCGCCCTCGCCAAGAACTCCGCCATCGCCGGGGCGTTCAGCGTCACCGAACTGCTCGGCACCTACAAGACGCTCAGCGAACTCGGCTACAACATCGTCTGGACCTTCGTCTGGATCGCCGTCGGGTACCTGATCATCACCCTCGCCATCAGCGCGGTCTTCAACGTTCTCGAAAAGCGCTGGGGAGTCGCCCGATGA
- a CDS encoding amino acid ABC transporter permease translates to MYGVVSTVLILALIGWILYLLFDTGQFTHTKWMPFEYKGIQELLLRGLGNTLKAFALAAVFSLALGAVLATGRLSDHGPVRWISTLVVEFFRAMPVLVMIFFIFVALKVQPLPALVAGLTLYNGSVLAEVFRSGVNSVDRGQREAAFALGMRKTQVMSHVLVPQAVRAMLPAIISQLVVALKDTSLGFLITYEEFLHAGKLIASNLDYDLPFIPVVMVISPIYIGMCMLLSWFAQRVSRWERRSPKTEAVKVAPAEPGTLLPGGGRPPTAPRQ, encoded by the coding sequence ATGTACGGGGTCGTGTCCACCGTCCTGATCCTCGCCCTGATCGGCTGGATCCTCTATCTCCTGTTCGACACGGGTCAGTTCACCCACACCAAGTGGATGCCCTTCGAGTACAAGGGCATCCAGGAGCTCCTGCTGCGAGGACTGGGCAACACGCTCAAGGCCTTCGCGCTGGCCGCCGTGTTCTCGCTGGCGCTGGGCGCGGTGCTCGCCACGGGACGCCTCTCCGACCACGGCCCGGTGCGATGGATCTCCACGCTGGTCGTCGAGTTCTTCCGCGCCATGCCCGTGCTGGTGATGATCTTCTTCATCTTCGTGGCGCTGAAGGTGCAGCCGCTGCCCGCGCTGGTCGCCGGACTGACGCTCTACAACGGCTCGGTGCTCGCCGAGGTGTTCCGCTCCGGCGTCAACTCCGTCGACCGCGGCCAGCGGGAGGCCGCGTTCGCGCTCGGCATGCGCAAGACCCAGGTCATGTCCCATGTCCTCGTACCGCAGGCCGTACGGGCCATGCTGCCCGCCATCATCAGCCAGCTGGTGGTGGCGCTGAAGGACACCTCGCTCGGTTTTCTCATCACCTATGAGGAGTTCCTCCACGCCGGAAAACTGATCGCGTCCAACCTCGACTACGATTTGCCGTTCATCCCCGTGGTGATGGTGATCTCGCCGATCTACATCGGGATGTGCATGCTGCTCTCCTGGTTCGCCCAGCGGGTGTCCCGGTGGGAGCGGCGCAGTCCCAAGACCGAGGCCGTGAAGGTGGCACCGGCCGAACCAGGGACGCTGCTGCCGGGTGGGGGTCGTCCCCCCACCGCCCCGAGACAGTAG
- a CDS encoding alpha/beta fold hydrolase: protein MGLHRHALRTTAVGAVSAALITGGTLGLTPTAQAATGGVRFVDITGDGGTVLKGNVVTPADSDGTRTYPLIVLPTSWGLPQVEYLAQAQKLADSGYVVVGYNVRGFWQSGGEIEVAGPPDVADTSKVIDWALANTPADARRIGVAGVSYGAGISLLAAEHDKRIKAVAALSGWADLIDSIYSGRTEHTQATALLGGVGALTGRPSAELRQTLEGFFSSDLSKEQEMIAWGRRRSPETYVDQLDKNGPAVFMANAWGDTIFPPNQYARFYEELTGPKRLEFRPGDHATAELAGLFGVPNDVWKDTGRWFDHYLRGEDNGIDREQPVQLKSRSAGGYEGYPDWKSVGATTRKIALAGTTTIHTNIDSGADGGIIFLSSVLDQLARVPPMAAIPLLPRRWAAVWQSERYASAQQVRGTARLHTTLTPTKESGTLVAYLYDVGPLGLGKLVSNAPYTFHGQTPGKPFGVDLDLYSTAYDVPAGHRLALVVDTVDPLYIEHNPSGAQLTFSSPANDPSYVSIPLREQ from the coding sequence GTGGGACTCCATCGCCATGCCCTGCGCACGACCGCCGTGGGTGCCGTCTCGGCGGCCCTGATCACCGGCGGCACCCTCGGGCTCACTCCCACCGCCCAAGCGGCCACGGGCGGCGTCCGCTTCGTCGACATCACCGGGGACGGCGGCACGGTCCTCAAGGGCAACGTGGTCACCCCCGCGGACTCCGACGGCACCCGCACCTACCCGCTCATCGTGCTGCCCACGAGCTGGGGTCTGCCCCAGGTCGAGTACCTCGCACAGGCCCAGAAACTCGCCGACTCCGGCTATGTGGTGGTCGGTTACAACGTCCGCGGCTTCTGGCAGTCCGGCGGCGAGATAGAAGTGGCGGGCCCGCCCGACGTCGCCGACACCTCGAAGGTGATCGACTGGGCACTCGCCAACACCCCCGCCGACGCGCGGAGGATCGGCGTGGCCGGCGTCTCGTACGGTGCCGGGATCAGCCTGCTGGCCGCCGAGCACGACAAACGGATCAAGGCGGTCGCCGCGCTCAGCGGCTGGGCCGATCTCATCGACTCGATCTACTCGGGCCGTACCGAGCACACCCAGGCCACCGCGCTGCTCGGCGGCGTCGGCGCTCTCACCGGCCGCCCCAGCGCCGAACTCCGGCAGACCCTGGAGGGCTTCTTCTCCTCGGACCTCTCGAAGGAGCAGGAGATGATCGCCTGGGGGAGGAGACGTTCTCCCGAGACCTATGTCGACCAGCTCGACAAGAACGGTCCGGCCGTCTTCATGGCCAACGCCTGGGGCGACACGATCTTCCCGCCCAACCAGTACGCCCGCTTCTACGAGGAACTGACCGGACCCAAGCGTCTGGAGTTCCGCCCCGGCGACCACGCCACCGCCGAGCTCGCCGGCCTGTTCGGAGTCCCCAACGATGTGTGGAAGGACACCGGCCGCTGGTTCGACCACTACCTCAGGGGCGAGGACAACGGAATCGACCGCGAGCAGCCGGTTCAGCTCAAGTCCCGTTCCGCCGGCGGCTACGAGGGCTACCCGGACTGGAAGTCGGTCGGCGCCACCACGCGGAAGATCGCGCTGGCGGGCACCACCACGATCCACACGAACATCGACTCGGGCGCGGACGGCGGGATCATCTTCCTCTCCAGCGTCCTGGACCAGCTGGCCCGGGTCCCCCCGATGGCAGCCATTCCGCTGCTGCCGCGCCGCTGGGCGGCCGTCTGGCAGTCGGAGCGGTACGCGAGCGCCCAGCAGGTGCGCGGCACCGCCCGGCTGCACACGACGCTCACCCCGACCAAGGAGAGCGGCACCCTCGTCGCCTATCTGTACGACGTGGGGCCGCTCGGCCTCGGCAAGCTGGTCAGCAACGCGCCGTACACCTTCCACGGGCAGACGCCCGGCAAGCCGTTCGGCGTCGACCTGGACCTGTACTCCACGGCCTACGACGTCCCGGCAGGGCACCGGCTCGCCCTGGTCGTCGACACGGTCGACCCGCTCTACATCGAGCACAACCCGTCCGGCGCGCAGCTGACCTTCTCCTCACCGGCGAACGACCCGTCCTACGTGTCGATTCCCCTGCGCGAGCAGTGA